The genomic region TCTGAACTGTTCTCCAAATtgattcaaatatttttatttgtacaaCAAAATTGCTCATCTGATGTTTAAGTAATAATTTGCTTCCCTTCACTCTTATTATCCCAATGAACTCCTCCTTTCTTCCATTTTGTGCActtcttttaaataattcaaacagGAGCCCCACCTTTACTTCCCCAAATGAAGCCCTTtaacttcctttttcttccattttgaGCACTTCTTCTGAACAATTCAAACACAAGCCCTACCCTATACTTCCCAAAAGAAAGGGCTATTGAGGACTTCACAACAGAAGATGCAACTTCTATATTTTCACTGAAACCAACATTAACATACATATATGGGAATCTCAAAATTTGTGGCCTTCATCAGTTGTCACCCGGATATCCCAAGCATTATGAAATCATTGATTTAGTATTTCCGCTTAACTTGGATTCTTAAAAAaaggatgatttagagcttgATGTGCTGTGAGACGTTCAGATGGATCATATTTTAATAAACCTTCCAACAGGTCTGCAAGTGAATATCTAGAGCTCTCTACATGTTGTGATACCATATTCTGCAGTTAAAAACAAGTGTTaatatcattgaaaggataaACACATATCAAAGCAGGCAGGAATCTGACCTTCAGATGATCAAGCTTCTTAACAGCTCTAATACTTTCCCTAGATACTGCTCCTTCAGGCCAATTTAGTCTTGACCCCCTACGGAAATATTTTTCAGCACCCCAGCTGTATTAAACCCAAAATAGGGTGAGTCATGCAGTTACAATCAGTTAATTATGAGATCAAACATATGCTCGTAACTTACTTGGCCCTTCGAATCATATGCTCAGGAAGTGGTCCTAATACCCTCTCCATCATCGCCAAATGCTCCAAGTTCTCATGGGTCTGAAATAATGCTTCACCCTGCACCAAATTCAAGCAGCGTAAGATCCCATGTTCCACATCTAAATGACGCTAAATGCATCTGAAACAATGCAGGACTGACCATGCAGAGTTCAATAAGTATACAACCAACGCTCCATAGATCACATGGAAAACTCCAACCTAGACCTGCATCAATGTAgttaaaaatgtgtcaaaaatAAGATATGAAAATGAGATAAAACAATGCACACTAAAAGGGtgtcaaaataattttaaagcaaatGCAGAAACAAGCTAGATTGAAAGGAACCAATAGAGAATCAAACATTGAATTAAAGATCCAGACAGCAACTGAAATCAATAAGACATAATCAAAGACATGAcattcaaaaggaaaatgactCATGCAATTTCCAGTTAGGATTTTCAGGGAACCACGGAATCAATCTATCTAGCATTGTTGCTTTTAGATTCTAAAAATGTGGTCCTCGAATGCGCTTCCTTGAGAGGCTTACTCAAATAGCACctggaaattatcatttaaaAGTGATTTCTTCTGCctaatcctagaaaaaaagggaagagAATAGAAGAGAGACTACCCAATGGCTTCTATGCTTGGAATTAGCACACAACATTAAGAAAACAATGGGAATCTACCAACACAATAATTGGTTACCTAGAATAACCTCAGGGGCTCTGTAATGCCTTGTAGAAACAATGGAGCTATGATTCTGATTATCAAATGCAGTACTACCAAAATCAATCAGCTTAATGGCACTTGACTTTGGTAAGCACCTGAAATGCGTTTCATCTGAAGAACTCCTCTGTACCATTCGaagcatttttttattgtcataaCTGAGTTTGTACCCAAATCTAAAATGGCATAAATTGTCAATTATAAAGGCCATATACCTTGCAGCCAGGAAGCTTTACATATTCAGATGATACAAGAAGAATATTTTCTGGCTTCAGGTCAGTGTGGATTAAGCGTAAATCATGCATATCTGCCAGATATATTAAagcatagaaaaaaaaatgttaaacaaAAGGG from Theobroma cacao cultivar B97-61/B2 chromosome 9, Criollo_cocoa_genome_V2, whole genome shotgun sequence harbors:
- the LOC18587911 gene encoding serine/threonine-protein kinase AFC3, with protein sequence MVIEVEEMEKARTRKRPRLGWDVAPSGPEAQRALVTAQRSSPPKREDDHEGHYVFNLGENLTPRYKILSKMGEGTFGRVLECWDRQTREYVAIKVVRSIRKYRDAAMIEVDILQHLAKNDKGTSRCVQIRDWFDYRNHICIVFEKLGPSLFDFLKRNKYCPFPVDLVREFGRQLLESVAYMHDLRLIHTDLKPENILLVSSEYVKLPGCKRSSSDETHFRCLPKSSAIKLIDFGSTAFDNQNHSSIVSTRHYRAPEVILGLGWSFPCDLWSVGCILIELCMGEALFQTHENLEHLAMMERVLGPLPEHMIRRANWGAEKYFRRGSRLNWPEGAVSRESIRAVKKLDHLKNMVSQHVESSRYSLADLLEGLLKYDPSERLTAHQALNHPFFKNPS